The Engraulis encrasicolus isolate BLACKSEA-1 chromosome 24, IST_EnEncr_1.0, whole genome shotgun sequence DNA window CTTGGAAAGGACATCGTATATATATATGGATGGAAAACATGTTCTCTATATATAATATAGTGTTATCGGAactgagcacagacacacattttcttGCAAGTTCTGCAAGGCTCCTGGGTGAACATCGATAAGTTCTCTGTTTTTATTAATACTTGAGTTGATTTGAGGTACTAGCAAGCTATTGGGAGGTTGGGTTTTAGTTAAATAGATTGAGCACGGCACACAGATAGAGGGATTGGTTACCATCATTTCACACTGCTGGTAGCtattcttttttccccacatTGCATTATAAGGAGCCAAAGTGTTCACAAAAGTACGTAGCTAAGTCTTTTATTTGGTTTGTTTTGGCGGCAAGTTTGACAAGCTGTTTAAGCCTAGCACATTTCGTCATTCCGGCACCAGTCGTCTTACTACAGACACTATCGAGTGGGAAATCTGCTTGTTTTCACATAGCCTGTCTCTGAAATgttcattcacactcacacacacatacacaacctatAGAATGCTACATATTATGGAATGGGGTACTTTCTCCAACGCAGTGCTCTATTTTTGAAGTGAACGAGTGAAGATATTGGATTCAGCTGTTGATCGTCTTGCGTCACAAcagtgatgacaatgacaatgacgaaAAGGAGCAGGATGTCACGGGTCACTCTCCAGGCATGGACTGACATTTAATGAACACTAGGCTAAAAACGCCGTCACCAAGCACTGGTGAAGTCACCCTGTGCATGAAGCACATGCAAGCTTGGCTTTCATTTGAGAACGCCAGAATCAGTATTTCtattttgaaagagagagagagaaagagagagagaaattccgatttggatgattgaatgaatgaatgaaacctgTTTCTATTCAGGAGCCAACATAAgtaggaagctgtgtgtgtgtgtctgtgtgtgtctgtgtgtgtctgtgtgtgtgtgtgtgtgtgtctgtgtgtgtctgtgtctgtgtgcgtgtgcgtgtgtgtgcttcttgaGGATGGGGTTGGTACACTTGGAGTGAGACTAGCTATGGCACAAACCCCTCAGCGGTGAGCAGATGTGTCCATTTTTTTGCAGGATGCTGAGACAATGGTTATTTTAGCCTTGTgggaaataaagttttttttctggAGCAGTGCATCCTATATACTGGCCTTGTCCAttttttatgtcaattaattgTTTATCCTTTCATTTACTTAACTTGTTTGCTTCAAGTCCtccataagggcagtcatgggtgagcggttagggcgtcagacttgcatcccagaggttgccggttcgactcccgacccgccaggttggtgtggggagttaTTAActagcgctctcccccatcctcctccatgactgaggtaccctgagcatggtaccgtcccaccgcactgctccccatggggcgccactgagggctgcccccttgcacaggtgaggcataaatgcaatttcgttgtgtgcagtgttcacttgtgtgctgtggagtgctgtgtcacaatgacaaatgggagttggagtttcccaatgggctttcactttcaatccACATTTAAATGGAGCAGCATCATCTCATCAGCATAATAGTACACATTTATGACACAcattaatagtattatattagcATTGCCATTATTTGTTATTTATTCAAGATTGTTTTCCCATTCTTTCTGCTAGTTCTTCAAGTTCTATTCCTCTGACTATGGGCCACTAGCAGGActctgccctactggtgacgcaacgccttcggctcagctacacacagtagggccaggagcttgttcaatcccgctacagcgggaactccacccactttgtctggaaccaatcaactgagcatttccaaccgtcctgggtagaggcaagttcaaggcagtgacgtggtttaagcagagacgttctattgggctaagaaatgtttggtttaaactttggcacatccctcaaccagtagcaagccgagggaggcgggttaaccaggccatggaaacaaagttcttcctgtatggaaatgctaatcgttatagtcctggtcagaccagaatcgcggtagtgatctgaagtctatgaaaatcaggcaaatcGGCCACTTAATTGAACCACCCTTAGCGAAAGCAGTACCCTTCCAAATCATCTTAGTTAATTTACTTTTCTATTGTTACTACGGAGACGTACATGAAGTGAAAACGAAAGTCCAACTGAGAAACTCCCActgtcatagtgacacagcactccaaagaacacaagtgttcactgcacacaataaaattgcatttatgcatcacacgtgcaagggggcagccccaagggagcagtgcggcgagacggtaccatgctcagggtaccccagtcatggaggagagtgggggagagcactggttaattactctccccaccaacctggcgggtcgggagtcgaaccagcaacctgtgggctacaagtctgattgggctacatgcatgtttgtgtgctgtaAGAACTTCTCACAATAGGATGCTGTTGCACACCTCAAATCGAATAGGTGTGTTGGATGTAACCAATAGTTCAAAAGAGCACACAGCGTCCATCCCACTTTCATTTTAATTGCTCATGTTTCTGTTGTTCAAGGTCCGATCGACTGAAACGTGAGTTCAATTAAAATTCAAGAGTAATGGATAGTGTTTGGGATTTTGTCTACTACTGTGAGAACTcaaatttattctttttttaaaagcaaGTCTATTTCTAGACACATACGATTAACAACATAAAGCAAAGACCTCATCCCATAAGTGGTGTTTCAACCGTTTAATGAAGGACACTGTACATTATACATTCTTTTAGAGTGGACACAGCAGGAGGTGGGGTCGCTGTAGGTAGGCTACGGTATGTAGGaggcttcctctccctccctctttggtGCTATGGTCCAGGCCTCAGGGGGTCAAAGGTGAGAGGTCGTAGGGGTCGTTTAGTGAGGCAACTCGTGGTGGACGAACTTGTAGTAAGAGCCGCAGGAGGGACAGCGCTGAGGGTTCCCCTCGTGGAGCCAGAACCACACGATGGCCGTGTTGTCCTCCTCACCTGGAACCCAAAAAGACACATGAGGAGCTGCGTTGCAAAATGGCTTCAACgccatttttttcaattttgcattttattgttggaaatgactgctcagacgatgtagggttaggtgccttgctcaagggctcctcagccatgaatggaggtgtaggaagaggtagagcctgcaaccctcagatcttaagaccacctccctgtcCATTAAGCCACCGCTGCACATGAGTGCATGTATACAGATAATAATTAGCCATGTGTTGGTGTCTAACGTGTGAACGGTAACGAGAGTGTAGTACCACATAATGGGACATTTTTTTACCATTACTCATGAGGTGTCCTGGAATTCTCAGAGGCCATAAGGCCAAGTAGACAAGGTGCCTCAGAAAACAGAGTCAGCATAAAAGGAGCTATAGACTCAGGACTCATGGTGGTAAAAAGCAATATATGACATTCTCTTATTATAATGTGGGGGTTGCAGTGATATTTGGATATTTaatcaaatatttatttttatttctaacTCTTCTTAGAAGAACTTCTCTGGTTTAATTTCAAATTGACccagtttttttccaaacacatacagtggcagggtttttactttctgaactcgGATATCCGCCCCTGCTTTAAGGCAATTGGCAAATTGGCCATAGTCACGTACACAGGCAGCCGACCATGCGCTTCTTCGCAATGCCGGGGACAATGTGTGGGTCAGCTTTGGTTCCAGCGTATTTCTTTGGCCTCAGTATGCTGAAGGGGTCCTGAGGAAACAATACAATGCACCCTTAGCCTGGGAGCTTAAACGCCATATGGACAGGTAGACAACAGTTACCACAGAATTGTGAGGAGAAATGTTTATCTGTTCACCTTGTAGAGCTACGAGAAAACACATACACCCATCTAAATGTTGCCCACTGGGTGCTGGACAAAGCAATACATAACTAAAGATACATTCAAGGACAACAAGGTtactttatattattattattattatcaatatatAACTATCAATATAATAATAACTAACaacaacaatataataataataaacgtaTATTAgtattgtcgttgttgttgttgttaataataatacacattattgttattgttattataattattattttcccCTAATATGATCACCTGGCCTTTTTTGAGCGCTTGCAGAATGCGCCTCTCCAGACCTGCTGCCTGCTCGTCATCTGTCGGTATTCCTGAGAGAGGgaaacaacacatcacaacaaatCACTCAGTACATAAAGAAAGTGTGAAAGAATGGATGAACCACTTCTATAAGATTGGATTCGAGATTAAATATATTGCGTAAAACATTTGTTCTCAACGATCCTCCAAGTTTGAGTTGAGAGAGAAACCAACATGGACTCAATCTGATTCATGGTTTAAAAAAATGTTCAGAGGCGCATTTGTGAAGTTGCACGTCCACACTGTGTAGCCATGCCCTCCAGAGGATGTGTCCATGCGCAAAGAATATTGGCACGACATCTTGGAACACTTGCCAAAAGAGGTGGGTCAGTCAAAGGGCCTTCCACGAGGATATTGCACTGGCTACTCAAAATGACCTTGATTGTTCAACTTCATTTGTGATCTTAATATATTTAACCTGATTCCCAACTCACACGCTTACTACTTATTTTAAAATCCCAACTATTTTTCCTCGGTGCAGGTTGTTTACCATTCCAAGCCTGTGCGTAATGTTCCAGTTAAAACATATTACGCACTTGACGCTGTGTTCAACAGGCACATTGGACAAAAACAATTTGTTATGCCAGACAATGTTTGTTGTTATAGTGCCCGAGAACATGTAGCTTATCAAAGGAATGTGGGTTTGAAACACAATTTATCCTTAATCATTGATCCTGAAATATAATAATCCTTATTGGCATTGCCATGTaagtgcacatacacataaaatACACAGTTGCCAACCAAATAACTTACCTTTCCCCGAAGTCACCGCCCGTTGTGGCAATCTCAAGGGGACATTATATCTGGCTAATTGGAGAGTTCTGCAAGTTCGGAGGAGCATTCGACAAGCCATTTTGGCGACAACTGTACTTTCACTTCTCAGCGCACGGTGACCTGAAACAGCCCGCTGCCTCTGTGTACTGAAATGACCCGAAGTCTCGCCTGCGTAGCCAGTGACTGGCGGAAAGTACCACCACTCATAGCGCAGCACTGTGCATGACAGCCAATAAGCACTCAGTACTAACAGGCTAATAAAAAGTTTGGCCAGCAGGTGTTCATTTCACTGCTATCAGACTGCTGGATTTATAAACATAGCTATATGTGGTATAGTATTGGGACCTTAGGGAAACAAGTTGTGGGCTAAAACGATTGTGATGCTTCCTCCGAGTTTGGCACTTGGAGGTTGAAATTTCATAGTGTTGTTGCTACAGTGAAAAGCAGCATCAGacgtgtctgtaggcctaataatgCATTTTGTGGTAAAAATTAGGTTTATTTTTCACAATACAATATTACAACATATTCACAAGACGTGGCCAAGAAGCAAAAGTGGACCAATTATGTCGAAAAGTACAGCTGGCAATACAttgacaattacattacattacattacattgcatttggcagacgctttataaccaaagcgactttcagaagaggacataatcaagccaacatcacaagcaaatacaaagtgcacaggagatatacagaacaacaagtgcaattacaaagaggggttagttttttttttttttttttttttaataaagaggaaataacgagaacacacacacacaaacacacactcacaaactaaactaaacatcatgtcaggattctgccctggggcaaggccagttcaatcattagtctagtagattctctcgaaagaggaatgtctttagttgtttcttgaaggctgcaagagaggtgcttagtcttgctgcctctgggagactgttccaccacttgggaaccacaacggagaacaatcttgactgggagtacctagagcgactggatggcagagccagacggcttgtgctggatgagcgcagatctcttccagtaacataaggcgttagtaggtccttcagataagctggggccgttcctgtgatggatGTCCTCCTCACAACATAAATGTTTGCAAACGAAAAACCTATGTATGGCACTGAGACTAAGAGGAGGCACTAGGGGTGTTAGTCTGGCTAGTATAGagtaatcagttatttgcatAAACCTGAAAGGTCGGATTTAAACAGGAAGTCTTCATAGAAGCAAAGAGAAAGGGACTGACAATGATTGTCAAGGCTCAAGTTGAACtctacatttacacacactgcaAATGGAACTGCAATGCAATCACTAACAAATGCACAGATATGTATCTTAGCCTACAATAcactacaaaacaaaaatatgatTATTTCAGATGAATATCTAAAACAGGGATTTGATAGTTATATTTCATAGTTCCGAAATTTTAGCAAAATATCAGAGGGAGCATCGGCTGACCACCGGAATCGTTGATGCCAGTAGTCACCTAGCAATGAGAGAAAAACACAATATTGAGTCAAGCTTGGAGGCACGTGTACTTGGTATAGACAATTATGAAAAATACATATGCTAAGTATACTTTTCCCCATATCACAACTGTATAACAGAAAATAATCCAAGActatgcataggcctataatataacttTTACTGAATGTATCATTACTGATGAAAATAAAACATATCTTAAGTCTTCATCTGACTGCTGAAATGTTGATGAAGAACTATGAGCTGAACTCACTGGGGGAGAGAGGGCTGTATGAGGAGGACTGCTCTTGCGTCTGCTCCTGTTCAGAGAGGGagactttctccttctcctcgtccTTCTCCTCTTGGACAGGAGGTGGCACCGTCTCTTCTTTGGCCTCCTCCAGCATCGGCTCCTTCTTTGGCCTCACTGCCCAGTGCATTGACTGAAAATTAACAAGACACAATCATTTTTTTCAGCGTATCTGGCCATTCATTACATTACTACATAGCAACAAAAAAAattattcaacacttagagtagtGGTTCTTAACGGGGGTGCTAGAGCCCCTCAGTGGGCATTAGAGAGCCCTTGGGGGACATTCAGAAGGATATAGCTGGGGGGGGAGCTCTCAGTAGCAATGAGGTgcattagtctgttttattttttaaatacttCGGAggacgttgtcaggcttatgatgaggtaaagggggccttgtttggggggggggggcttatgaggaggtccagggggcgtttgttcaaaaaaaggttgagagccactgaatagagagtactctgggaccaaatacactctggaaAATGTAAAATTGTCTCTCAAAGTGTGACTAcagtagagcagggtttcccagactttttttgtcttgtgtaccccttaagtcatgggtggggaacctacggcttctgatataattgtaatgttatgcagtttcacataaaatatgcCATGTTTTATTACgttacattttcaggggacctagagaaggtggtctgttgtaaaggagtctgccttcaatatagtgtAGTTGAGGATAAATTAATGGCCTCTTTACTGACCTCAACATGggcaatattaaataataaaaccCCTCTGATACAATATAGCAGATTCTGTAAAACGTCTAACTCCCATATTTATAATACAAGGTCTGTAACGACAGGGACATTTGTAGTACCCCATGCAAATACCAATGCCCTACAAAGAACAGTGGGATACAGAGCGATCACTGCATGGAACAGTATGCCCATCTTTATCACACAAATTAGTTCTAAAGCCAGTTTTAAAAAAACAAGTCAAGATATTTTTAGGAAACAGTTATTTTTAAGAGGATAGATGTGTATATTgatacatttatatttattagCAGGCTGTATTAAATTGTGCAATTTGAATGTATTTCGCTTATAGCCTATTGTAATatgttattttattgttttttttgtatgaTCTCCAGATGTAATTTTTAAAACTATGACgaactgattttattgaagaaaaggaccccaggaagaatagctgtggcattgcaacagctaatggggatccaacaaataataataataataataataataataataataataataataataataggccttaagtgtagggggaaatcctggtttgtgttcatagtacggcccttggagaacgtTATAaattttgaagtggcccttcgaatgaaaaaggcttcccacccctgctctatcccAATTTGACTATGCTCTATGCTCTTATTACATATTCCCATGACATTTTGAAGTGAAAGCTTGCTGTGCAAAAATCCACTATAAATACCAGCATGTGAAGAAATAATCTTACTCACATGTCCTCAGTCACcaaagtattctctctctctctctctctctctctctctctctctctctctctctcacacacacacacacacacacacacacacacacacacacacacacaatgtacatacGGTCTTCACTGATTGGCTGAGGGCCCGCCAGTCTCGGTAAGGCATGGTGAGCTGGCTCCTCAGCCATAGGTCGTAGTTCTTCCGGCTCTCCTCATTGGTCAAAACCTCTTTGGCTTCCTGCAACCTCTGAAACTCTTCCACtgcaaaatatttaaaaaatgacGAAAAGAAAAGACTATAAAtccaatatttaaaaaaaatctaaatgtaGTGGTACTGATCTTTAAGTCTCTATTTGAAAAAGTAGAAAGTTAAGATTTTAGAGTTGACTCAAACAGTGCTCAACACAGGTTCAGGTTTGTTAATCAAAGTATAATGAGATGCTGTGATTTGCCATGATGCTACAAAGTGACGTCAATCAAGGTTATGCCATTATTAGCTCTGCAATTATACTGCAGGCCTAGTTATCGTCTGAAATATGGTTACAGCATGGGCTACGATAGGTCTGAGGAGTCAGTGCTAGTGAGTGTTGATATCAATTTTTAATGGTAGCAGTGGCACTGTCTTAATGAAAAGGcattcataataggcctacattaagaaTTTCATTCACCATGAACATATGCATATATGAATAGAATTCATATGAATAGAATATTTCAGTGTCTTCAGTGTGTCCTTTTTTCTTTACCTGCTTTAGGATTCTCTGGATGCTTGTCAGGGTGGCAAGCCAAGGCTCTTATTTTGTATTCATTCAGTATTTGCTCAGTCTTGACAatggaaatagagggagagaagagttAATGATTTTCTCAACGCAAATATGCCCCATCTGTTCGAAATTACAGCCTATTGAGGTTGAGAGACGCCCACTCTCCCAGCTTCGTTGCTTTAGtactctactgtaggcctacactgttagGGGAAAAGATGCATTGGTATTACACATGATAA harbors:
- the LOC134441439 gene encoding cytochrome c oxidase subunit 5B, mitochondrial, whose protein sequence is MACRMLLRTCRTLQLARYNVPLRLPQRAVTSGKGIPTDDEQAAGLERRILQALKKGQDPFSILRPKKYAGTKADPHIVPGIAKKRMVGCLCEEDNTAIVWFWLHEGNPQRCPSCGSYYKFVHHELPH
- the dnajc12 gene encoding dnaJ homolog subfamily C member 12; protein product: MDSILNCKQEDLENYYGLLGCDELSSTEQILNEYKIRALACHPDKHPENPKAVEEFQRLQEAKEVLTNEESRKNYDLWLRSQLTMPYRDWRALSQSVKTSMHWAVRPKKEPMLEEAKEETVPPPVQEEKDEEKEKVSLSEQEQTQEQSSSYSPLSPSDYWHQRFRWSADAPSDILLKFRNYEI